Part of the Anopheles coluzzii chromosome 3, AcolN3, whole genome shotgun sequence genome is shown below.
CAACGCACAGTGGCGTCCCGGTCGTACCCGCCGCCGCCTGTCCCATCCCCGTCGCCGAGGccatcgccgccgccgccgcccccgcCGCCATACGATCGGTCAACAATCCATTGCCACCGGGCGGAAGGGCGACCGCGTCCGTACAGTCGGGCGGGAGGCAGCCGGACCCGGAACCGCAGGACGAGCCCGCCGCCATTCCGGGCCCGACCGACGTACCGGTGGACGACGGGCTGATGGCGCTCGAGCCGGACGAGGAGGTGGTGCCCGCGCCGGAACTCGACGGTGTCGCTAGCGTTAGTGAGGTTAGTTGACGGGTGCTGCCGTCCAGCAAGCGCCGGTGCAAACCACAAATGTTCCTAAAGGAGGAAGTAGGAAGTAGTACGGTAAACGGTAATTATAAAGATAgcagaaagggggaaaaacagAGCAGCGACAACACACCAGTAGTGAGAGAGTATACCAAAAGGGGTgggaaaattggaaacaaaTACGCAGAGAAGGAAACCAGAGGTCGGGTTTACATGACAAGGGAACATTAAAGGAGGAAAACAGAAAGCAAATCAAACTACAGGACTGATTGGTTTTAGGTTGAATAATCGGACTTTTTCCGGCAAAAAACAAGGGTTGCATTAGACGATCACGGGTAGTATCACTTGTAGAAGGAAAAGAATGTATAAAAAACGACACGCGACAACAAGTCAGgggaaaacgaagaaaaacacaacaaacagaaTGCTTAAGATTGGCATCACATCACAGTGAAGAGataaaggtaaaaaaaaaaacaaaacggtctCAAACGGTTTCGACGAAACGATTGTCAAAATAACGTTTTGGTGGAGTTTTGTGGAACGAAAATTAAACTCCTCATTGGTATATCACATCATAGACCTGTAATATGGACAAAAATGTTGCGATTTGAAAAGTGAATGTTGTTGAAAAGTGGAGTGTTTCAAATGAAAAGTGATCATTATCAAGTGTGTTGTACGAAATTAAGGCAATTAAGTTCAAACGTTACACTTCACATTACACAACTATGAAAAACTGttaaaaaacagaacaagcttgctgttggtggtgtgtctgtgtgtgtgtgtgtgtgtctgtgtgtgtgtgtgtttgtgtgagttaTCTGACTTATTAAAGTGTATAGGTGTGTATTACATTAGCATAATCGATACTACTTGTGctgacaaaaaacaaatgcttcCACTCTGCAGTGACACGATTTCATATTGCAACGACACGtgagcaacaaaacaacgctCGACGCATTTGCTACACCATGTAAAACGACAATGTACAGTGTACCGGAACTACTCCTTTGATCACACTGCACTCTATCTACAGCCAAAGCGGAAAAGAAACGAACTTCAAGGTGGCCAGACAACGTTCCACATGTGTCCAACTGTGCCATTGTGTTtgcttcgtgtgtgtgtttctgtgtgtttggtgAGCAAGAGTGGGCTTTTGTGtcatttatcgttttttttcaattttgtttgttgcttgctTACACTACATTACGTTCTTCAGAAAACAGTgcagaagcacacacaaaaaatcacaaGGAAAAACACGACATAAAACTGTTGAATACAAGAGAAAGAGTGCCATTCTTTCccgttgttattttttttctttttaaaaatcaaatccaGCATACATTAACGTGAAAAAGGGATAAACGataaacaacagcaaacaaaccacTACCTCCTCActctcgaaacacacacacagacaaataCGTGAGAAGGAGGAGCATAAGTGTGAAAAGACTCGCATTAACAACGGTGCTAGCATGATTACTAGTCGCTTACTTTAACACCGTCGCACTGGTAGAcgagatggtggtggtagcgatGGTGGAAGTAGAATTGGAACAacaagtagtagtagtagtagaagtagtagtagtagaagaagaagtagtggtagtggtagcaCAAGTGGCGAAAGTGGTAGCTGCAGTACTGGTGGCGTTACCACCACCGGTAATGGTAGCCGCCGCAGCATGGCTGATGGGCGCAGGGCCGGTGGCAGACTTATGGCAATCGTTTGTCGATTGATTCGACTGTCCCTTTATGATAAACTTAAGTACTACCCGCACTACTGAGCGGAATCTAAACGACGAgtgggaaaaagaaagaaagaaagagagagaaataacAGATAAAGGGGAAGAGCCGGAAGAGAGAAacaagagagaaagggaaggaaaatgaaaagaataagagaaagaaagagttaaagaaataaaacagtaCAGTATGAACATAAGACGAAAATGGAGTTGTAGAGCTAATCGGTATTGTGGtatgtgcgtttttttttttcatttttgttttatgtttgcgTTGACGATAgtgaaaatgaatttttttaattgaaaaaaatgtaaaggtGACATTAATCATTTGTAAATGGTATATTTTGATGTAAACGGTAAcagtataattaaaaaaaacccaacactaaagtaaacatacaaaaacaatttaaaaaaaatgtgaaaaagtattataaaacaacaaccaaatcCAAAAATCACACAtattaaacgaaaacaaaacatattagaatagaaaaaaagtagCATAAACCaaaacaagacaaaacaaataaaaaaaaacatcacacaacaaacacaaactgaACAACCAGTTTGTTTACAACAACACAGGGGAAAGGGGGTAAAATGACGAGAAGGAGGAAACTAAAAGCGTTGAACAAAACTTGCAGCAAGCGAacggcgacgacgatgacgacgacgacgatgctgTAGTTTAAATTAGATTCGGTGGCTTCAATTTTGCCCGTAATTTCATGACTCacataaaaaaagcttttctttGAAGTACTTATTTTCCCTACGCTTACAAGAAGGAAGGAGCGATTTTGCATTTAAAATTCCACTGCACTATGAAACTATAGGTGCAAGCACCGCCACTACCCTGCGGCTACTGTACAGCGGAAagtgttgccatctattgcAAAGCCAACTAAGTACGATATGTTCACATTTCGTGCCCGCCGCGCCTTGTTGCCGGATGGAGACGCCTTGTTGCTCACTCGGGAGACACAGTACAAAGGACTGGGCGTTTCCATTGCGTGCAAAggatgggggaaaaaatacaGCTGAGAAAGGATGGCATCATGATGTGAGGCAGTAAATGCACTTTTCCGATGTGAATGTGTATATATGTTTAATGATCATAACGAGCAATGGAGCAAGTCATTAACGTTGCGCCGTTCAACCTGCAACCTAACTGTTCTAAATGGcgtgttgtttttgtacatatGCATGCTCGTTACGATACGGTATCCCCATTTCCCTACTCCTGATCCGTAAGGGGagaaacgcacgcacacacacgtcatACTTACAGTGTGCATTATACTTGCGCtgggcaacagcaacacaatacacaacacaacagcacaacaTGAAACAGAATTACAAACAGAAGAATGAAGGAAATGACGGGCGCGATGTGATCCTTtgccaagagagagagagcgagcgagtaGTGAAAGGAACGAGGAAGGACACACAGTCCCAAATGGGTTCTTCGTTCACCCCCCCCATCCACACTGTTCGCGGTTGATGAGAGTgaggagagtgtgtgtgatcgGATGGTTACAACCCGCGTGCTGTCACCACACGGCGCCGTGGCACGGAGCGGTGGAAAATGGTATTATTACCTATTGTAGACACGATTGCCCGCCGTTGCCGTCATTGTCGCAGCTGTGGGTTGATGATTCGTCACCGCCACCGCTTTCACACCGACCAGCGGCACGGCGGCAATGCCCTTCGCCGGCTCGACGGCCCCCTTAGCGGTCAGCACACCGCCCTTGGATGACTTCTgaagcggctgctgctgtggcggCTGCGGCTGAGGTTTCAAGCTCAGCGGGAAGTTGTTGTAGGAAGAGCGATGTTTCAGCGACTCTAGATTGGCGGAGGAAGACTTGCCGATCGGGTAGTTGCGCACGATGTTGTAGAAGTTGCTGTCGGACTGGCGGAAGAACCCGCCgacctgctgcagctgctggacgGAGCCGACCGAGCTGGAGCTGGTCAGCAGCCCCCCGGTACATCGGTCGGTCGCTGGGTCGGGCTGCCCGACCACGATCCCACCGATCGGGGCACTCTTGCGGAAGTTACGCTCGAAcggattgttgctgctgctgctgcctcgtATCGAGCTGCGTGCGATCACTTTCGCCACCGAGCCGGTGGTTGGTGAGGTCGCTTTCGGTTTCGCTGCCGGCAGTCGTACCGCCGCGTCCGGATCGTTCTCGTCCGGACTGCTCGTGGCGCTGGCACGCGTTGCGTTGTAGGTCGAGGCGGACGCGAACCGCTTCCGGCCAATGTTGGGCGTCAGGAAGGGCACATGGTTCACGCGCTCCGCTGCCAGTACGGTCGGGATCGTGCTGAGCGAGTTGATCTTCGTCAAATTGCTCGGACCGAGCGTTGCTGATGGAGCGGTCCCACCACCGGCCGCCGCCGGATCATCATCAATGCCAATGTAGCGTGTGTACCCGATGCCGGACCGCTTCCGATACACACCGCTGTGGAAGGAGCTGCGCATCTGGAAGGGCAGAAACCGATTGGCCAACTCGACACCggcgccaccgccaccaccaccgagcgGCGATAGCTGGCACGAGGACGGTGCGTTTGACTCATCCGAGGaacttttctcctccgccTTGAGCTGCCGGCGGCGCCGCACCAACACATCGTCCGACTCGTCGCCCCCGGTCAGGTCGGTGAGCGAGCGCATCTTGGCGAAGCTGAACCGGCGCGTCTCAAAGTCCCGCTTCGACTGCAGCAGATCGACCGGCGTGTGGCCAAACTCGCGCTCGTACGCCGACAGATTGCCGAGCGACTTCATGCGGCTCAGGTTTAGCCCCGGCGtcagatggtggtggtgatccACGTCCTGCTGCCCTCCAGCGGCCAGGAAGTAGCCGTGCGTTTGGTCGCccacctcctcctcgtcgGAAAACATGGCCCCCTTCGGAACGGCCAGATTGTTCATGCTCTTGATCTTGACCAGCTTCGACAGCGGGATCTCGGACGTCGGTGTGCCGAACTCTTCCACGCCCGACTCGGTCCGATCGTCGCTCGCGCCACCCTCGTCCTCCGACAGCACCGTCACATCCGGCGTGACGAACACCTCGTCGCCCGAGTCCGAGTTCGGGCTCTGCGGTATGCGCAGCTTCATCAGCAGCCGGTTCGCCGTCATCATCTGCTGCTTGGTCGGGTTGAGCCGGCCGTTGCTGCCGGcgctcgtgctgctgctgagacCGCTGGCGAGAAGTTTCTTATTAGCGAGCGTTACGAAACGGCCCCCGTTAGCTAAGGAAGACTGTGCGGTACTACTACTAGacgtggtgatggtggtgttggtggtggtgatggttttgGAGCCGGCGACCGTCAGCAGCGTGCCCGGTTTGCCCTGGTAAACCGTTGCCGTCGCCGGACGGTACCTTTTTGGacgtttttttgtggtttgtttttggtatAGCATTTGAAGTCCCCAACATAACGTGTTTTTGTGTCGCGTGTTGCGGAGGAATGTAGTTGTGTCATttgttgatgattttttgcacatttttcatGTAAACATCGGTGTATGTTTATcgaatgtgtgttgtgtacgcccacaagtgtgtgtgtgtaagtttacacacaaaaaccacgCGGGAGGGGTGTAAAAAGGGGGTGAGAAACGGTCGTGTGCCGTATTTTTCCACATCATCGCGCATTCATCGGTGTcgcaaataaaagaaaaggggGCCGGGAAAGgggtataaaaaataaaaacacacacagaaaaaaaatcaggaataggaagggagggaaaaaggaaaagaaaaagggaagggaagaaaagagagaaaaaaagaaataaaaaaatgggaaaatagcgcaatttctaaaacaaaaaggactaaaacaaaaaggacaacaacaaaacatatcAAAGTCTAGAACTATTTCTCTATCCTACACGACTGGGCAGATACACAACAGcgcaaaagaaagaaggacattcggaaaatgggaaatggaGTGTATAGAGAGCGCGCGACACTAGCAAGAGATCGTTAGGACACACTAATGAGAAGAGTaagcaagaaagaaacagGGCGGCCATCTAATTACGCcatctaaacacacacacacaaggccAGAGAGATACGCTATGAATGGTGAGAAAAAGGCACAGCCCCCACAGCAAGAAGGGTTCTCTATTTAGAGAGCTTTATTATTGAGTTGAAGCCTGCTTGAAGGTGCCTGCTGCGTGATGCTGCCTCACTACTAATGACATGAGATGACCGACAACAAACGCAAGCCTGTGTCTTTGCAAAAAAGGTCCTCTTGGGATGCAGGCAGattaaaaatgtgtgtcaGCCATGCCGAGATGccggtagagagagagagctacgCGTGAGCTACATTTTAGCTTAATGAAGGCGAGTTCCTTCGGGTTTGGGCAGTCGGAATGATAAGCATGTTGTTTCTAAGCATGTGTGTTACGTTTCTGTTTTGCAGCAAGAATTGATTagttccaacacacacacacaagccggGCTACACCGTGCCATACGCTCTACATGCTTGTTTTTAGAATGCTTCACGATGAGCGCTCTGTTGCTTTCGGTGATGAAAAACTACTAATAAACATTaatttcccttctttcttttttggcttGTTCCTCAAGCATTAGATACGTTTGAGTTGTTGCTTTGAAGAAAAAGCAATCACAATCTGCTTTGTGATACACGAACACGACATGTTTATGACCATACCGTGCATAAACATGATTAAAATGCGGAACTTTTCATCCGGCCTGAGAACACGTGCGACCAACGTGATTCGATTTGGTGGCCGAAGGTCTGCGACTGGTCTGCTGTTCTCTTCCTTTGTGTTTCCCTTTAGCTGCACGCTCGTTCTTCACACGTTAAAGTGGTACCAATTTTACCCATACACAACCATTCAAACCAACTTCAAAGGTGAATGGCACGGGGTTGAAAGCGTACATAATCGGGAGCATAACTGCCAGACGCCTGCCGGTCGACTGTTCGTTTGGGCTAATCTAGCCACACACCGACCCTTCTGTGTGATGACCGCAAACGAAATGCTCGCCGAAAAGCTTATCGGTAAAAGATCGGAATCACCGTCGCGTGAAGCATTAGCATTAGAGAAGTAGCGGTTTTGTTGGTAATAAAAAAGGGTAACAAATATGCTCCGCGAACGCCTTTGAGATTAAGCtcattttgcttctttttttttcttttttttaaactttgtataatttgtttttatttcaaacttTGTCTGGTGGCACGGGCCGAGGTTAGACGAGGGAGTTCAAACTTTGCTAAAGCTGTATAAGCTCATAAAGGATGGTGATTACGGAGTTGAAATCCCTTTCCTTCCATTACCAACCCAGCGGAGGGTCAATTTTAGTTTCCCAATCTTACACTTCAATAATCAATAAGATGAGGATCTGCTTTCGTTAACGGTAAAATGATGCATTTTTTAATTGGATTCAAAGATCCGCTTCTCCTACGCAGCCTGAATAATGTTTCCCGCCATTTATTACGGGTAATGATCTGCTATCAAAGTGTTCGGTTGCTTCCACGATAAACcattaaattgaaattcatACCCCGCTTCTTGACTCCGATCCGTTTTCTtgctgcttttgtgtgtgtgtgtgcttgtgtgtatgtgctccaGCAGCACTTTATCTCGAAgctatattatttttatgattcgacAGCTCGTTAGAGCTCTGCTTTcttgttggcttttttttgccatatgaTAAGCAGCAACGTTTTAGGCACGAACGAACGCTCGCCCCAGAAAGACAACGATCTGGCGGAAAATCACGCACAGTGCATAAACTGACCCCGGTGGTGCGGAATATTAAATTTCCCAAATATTTGACCCATAATCTTGGTACATTCCGTTGCAGACGAGTAGTATTGTGCTCGAGTATGAAATTAATGAAAGAAAGTATCTTATATCAACAATTTTCTCCACAAAAGCAAGTCCTCTTCACAGTCCTAACCTTTTCGCGATGTACTTCGTGGAAAATTGCCCAATCAATTTGATAGAAATTGTTTTCTGAAAACACCCTAATCGTTCACTCTTGTAAGGGTCTTTTTGTCCTTCAAACAATCACAAAACAATTCGCAAATGATTCGAGCGAAATTCTCCTgcgaaaacaacaataaacaacagCACCATGAGAAACTTTTCTATGAACTTTCAGCTTAATAGCATTTCCATACAACAGTCGTTACGCTTTCCCCAATAACGATCAATACATTTGGAAGCAATAATGGTCTATAAATAATGCTACTCTCCGGACGTCATCAGCACAGTATTTGAACCCAATCAGATATAAATTCAAatgacagacacacacacaaacacaacagcaTCTCTCACTGCACATGACCGCTTTCGGTATTGTGTTCGCCGGAGAAAGGTTTCGagaaagcaaatgaaaacgacaaaaaaaggattcgaAATAAATgtgtgcatacacacacacagctacgATATGGCGCTCACATGGTTCACAACATTGTTAGTCGAAGGTAATGGTCAAGAAGAGATTTGAAGATTATTGAAGCCTACAGAAGTAGCATCCACCACAGAGCGTAATGGAACAAGCTCTTCAGTTCTGGTGGTTTGGTTAGTGTTACCTATCTGTTAGTCACATTCTACTGGATTGTTTTATGAGctccaaacaaacgaaaaatgaTACGCTATTTGTAGGTTAAACACAAACCACAACTGTATGCAGATTGTTAGTTTACGGTACAGTTAAGCAACGGTTGTTTCGTTAGTAAGTGGTGGTAAAGTGGGATTGTACGGATCGCCTGCTTGTCGGCGGAGAAGTTCAAatgatatacaaaaaaaaaaaaatatcacagAAGGATAGAAAA
Proteins encoded:
- the LOC120959288 gene encoding uncharacterized protein LOC120959288 isoform X1, which encodes MTLIGPGAPGMAFMMKKKKYKFSVELHLEELIEVPFLNAMLFAKVRLLDGGSFQAHSTREEVKNHTVRWGQKFEFPCKMTSNASTGVLDPCTVRISVRKEIKGGRSYQKLGFTDLNLAEFAGSGLTPRKYLLEGYDARHRQDNSMLNVSIRMHMIQGDILFKVPSPSPKSKTALPQDNMALGLQPTDPAMATVGPVVTPVVTRVSTKDDPSAGSVAPGFDSLPKKKPPTQVLPTTIEHQQSFDLDPQSFIITDSGISESSEPPSSLLDFQSNLSLVASLPVSVGAPQQTGSAALPGNQVVPTVGTVPGAIELGHSRNSSNTSQMSKGSGYSSFSHSQHSRQSSEGDSGHQRYRPATATVYQGKPGTLLTVAGSKTITTTNTTITTSSSSTAQSSLANGGRFVTLANKKLLASGLSSSTSAGSNGRLNPTKQQMMTANRLLMKLRIPQSPNSDSGDEVFVTPDVTVLSEDEGGASDDRTESGVEEFGTPTSEIPLSKLVKIKSMNNLAVPKGAMFSDEEEVGDQTHGYFLAAGGQQDVDHHHHLTPGLNLSRMKSLGNLSAYEREFGHTPVDLLQSKRDFETRRFSFAKMRSLTDLTGGDESDDVLVRRRRQLKAEEKSSSDESNAPSSCQLSPLGGGGGGAGVELANRFLPFQMRSSFHSGVYRKRSGIGYTRYIGIDDDPAAAGGGTAPSATLGPSNLTKINSLSTIPTVLAAERVNHVPFLTPNIGRKRFASASTYNATRASATSSPDENDPDAAVRLPAAKPKATSPTTGSVAKVIARSSIRGSSSSNNPFERNFRKSAPIGGIVVGQPDPATDRCTGGLLTSSSSVGSVQQLQQVGGFFRQSDSNFYNIVRNYPIGKSSSANLESLKHRSSYNNFPLSLKPQPQPPQQQPLQKSSKGGVLTAKGAVEPAKGIAAVPLVGVKAVAVTNHQPTAATMTATAGNRVYNRNICGLHRRLLDGSTRQLTSLTLATPSSSGAGTTSSSGSSAISPSSTGTSVGPGMAAGSSCGSGSGCLPPDCTDAVALPPGGNGLLTDRMAAGAAAAAMASATGMGQAAAGTTGTPLCVASSSSSSGFDTPSMLNNGTNNSSSLNLPSSLALRRPSANINPSSGSIPMSETGSLDRMKSAAERRKKGAGHDGDSGMAPTLSGRVEDTRVNTGLIIDELLKNTKLDHLEDAENPTGLALYISSDGTTMVGSHEVHSRMPAGAFKQVVMETPR
- the LOC120959288 gene encoding uncharacterized protein LOC120959288 isoform X2; the protein is MTLIGPGAPGMAFMMKKKKYKFSVELHLEELIEVPFLNAMLFAKVRLLDGGSFQAHSTREEVKNHTVRWGQKFEFPCKMTSNASTGVLDPCTVRISVRKEIKGGRSYQKLGFTDLNLAEFAGSGLTPRKYLLEGYDARHRQDNSMLNVSIRMHMIQGDILFKVPSPSPKSKTALPQDNMALGLQPTDPAMATVGPVVTPVVTRVSTKDDPSAGSVAPGFDSLPKKKPPTQVLPTTIEHQQSFDLDPQSFIITDSGISESSEPPSSLLDFQSNLSLVASLPVSVGAPQQTGSAALPGNQVVPTVGTVPGAIELGHSRNSSNTSQMSKGSGYSSFSHSQHSRQSSEGDSGHQRYRPATATVYQGKPGTLLTVAGSKTITTTNTTITTSSSSTAQSSLANGGRFVTLANKKLLASGLSSSTSAGSNGRLNPTKQQMMTANRLLMKLRIPQSPNSDSGDEVFVTPDVTVLSEDEGGASDDRTESGVEEFGTPTSEIPLSKLVKIKSMNNLAVPKGAMFSDEEEVGDQTHGYFLAAGGQQDVDHHHHLTPGLNLSRMKSLGNLSAYEREFGHTPVDLLQSKRDFETRRFSFAKMRSLTDLTGGDESDDVLVRRRRQLKAEEKSSSDESNAPSSCQLSPLGGGGGGAGVELANRFLPFQMRSSFHSGVYRKRSGIGYTRYIGIDDDPAAAGGGTAPSATLGPSNLTKINSLSTIPTVLAAERVNHVPFLTPNIGRKRFASASTYNATRASATSSPDENDPDAAVRLPAAKPKATSPTTGSVAKVIARSSIRGSSSSNNPFERNFRKSAPIGGIVVGQPDPATDRCTGGLLTSSSSVGSVQQLQQVGGFFRQSDSNFYNIVRNYPIGKSSSANLESLKHRSSYNNFPLSLKPQPQPPQQQPLQKSSKGGVLTAKGAVEPAKGIAAVPLVGVKAVAVTNHQPTAATMTATAGNRVYNRNICGLHRRLLDGSTRQLTSLTLATPSSSGAGTTSSSGSSAISPSSTGTSVGPGMAAGSSCGSGSGCLPPDCTDAVALPPGGNGLLTDRMAAGAAAAAMASATGMGQAAAGTTGTPLCVASSSSSSGFDTPSMLNNGTNNSSSLNLPSSLALRRPSANISGSIPMSETGSLDRMKSAAERRKKGAGHDGDSGMAPTLSGRVEDTRVNTGLIIDELLKNTKLDHLEDAENPTGLALYISSDGTTMVGSHEVHSRMPAGAFKQVVMETPR
- the LOC120959288 gene encoding uncharacterized protein LOC120959288 isoform X5 — protein: MTLIGPGAPGMAFMMKKKKYKFSVELHLEELIEVPFLNAMLFAKVRLLDGGSFQAHSTREEVKNHTVRWGQKFEFPCKMTSNASTGVLDPCTVRISVRKEIKGGRSYQKLGFTDLNLAEFAGSGLTPRKYLLEGYDARHRQDNSMLNVSIRMHMIQGDILFKVPSPSPKSKTALPQDNMALGLQPTDPAMATVGPVVTPVVTRVSTKDDPSAGSVAPGFDSLPKKKPPTQVLPTTIEHQQSFDLDPQSFIITDSGISESSEPPSSLLDFQSNLSLVASLPVSVGAPQQTGSAALPGNQVVPTVGTVPGAIELGHSRNSSNTSQMSKGSGYSSFSHSQHSRQSSEGDSGHQSGLSSSTSAGSNGRLNPTKQQMMTANRLLMKLRIPQSPNSDSGDEVFVTPDVTVLSEDEGGASDDRTESGVEEFGTPTSEIPLSKLVKIKSMNNLAVPKGAMFSDEEEVGDQTHGYFLAAGGQQDVDHHHHLTPGLNLSRMKSLGNLSAYEREFGHTPVDLLQSKRDFETRRFSFAKMRSLTDLTGGDESDDVLVRRRRQLKAEEKSSSDESNAPSSCQLSPLGGGGGGAGVELANRFLPFQMRSSFHSGVYRKRSGIGYTRYIGIDDDPAAAGGGTAPSATLGPSNLTKINSLSTIPTVLAAERVNHVPFLTPNIGRKRFASASTYNATRASATSSPDENDPDAAVRLPAAKPKATSPTTGSVAKVIARSSIRGSSSSNNPFERNFRKSAPIGGIVVGQPDPATDRCTGGLLTSSSSVGSVQQLQQVGGFFRQSDSNFYNIVRNYPIGKSSSANLESLKHRSSYNNFPLSLKPQPQPPQQQPLQKSSKGGVLTAKGAVEPAKGIAAVPLVGVKAVAVTNHQPTAATMTATAGNRVYNRNICGLHRRLLDGSTRQLTSLTLATPSSSGAGTTSSSGSSAISPSSTGTSVGPGMAAGSSCGSGSGCLPPDCTDAVALPPGGNGLLTDRMAAGAAAAAMASATGMGQAAAGTTGTPLCVASSSSSSGFDTPSMLNNGTNNSSSLNLPSSLALRRPSANINPSSGSIPMSETGSLDRMKSAAERRKKGAGHDGDSGMAPTLSGRVEDTRVNTGLIIDELLKNTKLDHLEDAENPTGLALYISSDGTTMVGSHEVHSRMPAGAFKQVVMETPR
- the LOC120959288 gene encoding uncharacterized protein LOC120959288 isoform X4: MTLIGPGAPGMAFMMKKKKYKFSVELHLEELIEVPFLNAMLFAKVRLLDGGSFQAHSTREEVKNHTVRWGQKFEFPCKMTSNASTGVLDPCTVRISVRKEIKGGRSYQKLGFTDLNLAEFAGSGLTPRKYLLEGYDARHRQDNSMLNVSIRMHMIQGDILFKVPSPSPKSKTALPQDNMALGLQPTDPAMATVGPVVTPVVTRVSTKDDPSAGSVAPGFDSLPKKKPPTQVLPTTIEHQQSFDLDPQSFIITDSGISESSEPPSSLLDFQSNLSLVASLPVSVGAPQQTGSAALPGNQVVPTVGTVPGAIELGHSRNSSNTSQMSKGSGYSSFSHSQHSRQSSEGDSGHQRYRPATATVYQGKPGTLLTVAGSKTITTTNTTITTSSSSTAQSSLANGGRFVTLANKKLLASGLSSSTSAGSNGRLNPTKQQMMTANRLLMKLRIPQSPNSDSGDEVFVTPDVTVLSEDEGGASDDRTESGVEEFGTPTSEIPLSKLVKIKSMNNLAVPKGAMFSDEEEVGDQTHGYFLAAGGQQDVDHHHHLTPGLNLSRMKSLGNLSAYEREFGHTPVDLLQSKRDFETRRFSFAKMRSLTDLTGGDESDDVLVRRRRQLKAEEKSSSDESNAPSSCQLSPLGGGGGGAGVELANRFLPFQMRSSFHSGVYRKRSGIGYTRYIGIDDDPAAAGGGTAPSATLGPSNLTKINSLSTIPTVLAAERVNHVPFLTPNIGRKRFASASTYNATRASATSSPDENDPDAAVRLPAAKPKATSPTTGSVAKVIARSSIRGSSSSNNPFERNFRKSAPIGGIVVGQPDPATDRCTGGLLTSSSSVGSVQQLQQVGGFFRQSDSNFYNIVRNYPIGKSSSANLESLKHRSSYNNFPLSLKPQPQPPQQQPLQKSSKGGVLTAKGAVEPAKGIAAVPLVGVKAVAVTNHQPTAATMTATAGNRVYNRFRSVVRVVLKFIIKGQSNQSTNDCHKSATGPAPISHAAAATITGGGNATSTAATTFATCATTTTTSSSTTTTSTTTTTCCSNSTSTIATTTISSTSATVLNSGSIPMSETGSLDRMKSAAERRKKGAGHDGDSGMAPTLSGRVEDTRVNTGLIIDELLKNTKLDHLEDAENPTGLALYISSDGTTMVGSHEVHSRMPAGAFKQVVMETPR
- the LOC120959288 gene encoding uncharacterized protein LOC120959288 isoform X3, translating into MTLIGPGAPGMAFMMKKKKYKFSVELHLEELIEVPFLNAMLFAKVRLLDGGSFQAHSTREEVKNHTVRWGQKFEFPCKMTSNASTGVLDPCTVRISVRKEIKGGRSYQKLGFTDLNLAEFAGSGLTPRKYLLEGYDARHRQDNSMLNVSIRMHMIQGDILFKVPSPSPKSKTALPQDNMALGLQPTDPAMATVGPVVTPVVTRVSTKDDPSAGSVAPGFDSLPKKKPPTQVLPTTIEHQQSFDLDPQSFIITDSGISESSEPPSSLLDFQSNLSLVASLPVSVGAPQQTGSAALPGNQVVPTVGTVPGAIELGHSRNSSNTSQMSKGSGYSSFSHSQHSRQSSEGDSGHQRYRPATATVYQGKPGTLLTVAGSKTITTTNTTITTSSSSTAQSSLANGGRFVTLANKKLLASGLSSSTSAGSNGRLNPTKQQMMTANRLLMKLRIPQSPNSDSGDEVFVTPDVTVLSEDEGGASDDRTESGVEEFGTPTSEIPLSKLVKIKSMNNLAVPKGAMFSDEEEVGDQTHGYFLAAGGQQDVDHHHHLTPGLNLSRMKSLGNLSAYEREFGHTPVDLLQSKRDFETRRFSFAKMRSLTDLTGGDESDDVLVRRRRQLKAEEKSSSDESNAPSSCQLSPLGGGGGGAGVELANRFLPFQMRSSFHSGVYRKRSGIGYTRYIGIDDDPAAAGGGTAPSATLGPSNLTKINSLSTIPTVLAAERVNHVPFLTPNIGRKRFASASTYNATRASATSSPDENDPDAAVRLPAAKPKATSPTTGSVAKVIARSSIRGSSSSNNPFERNFRKSAPIGGIVVGQPDPATDRCTGGLLTSSSSVGSVQQLQQVGGFFRQSDSNFYNIVRNYPIGKSSSANLESLKHRSSYNNFPLSLKPQPQPPQQQPLQKSSKGGVLTAKGAVEPAKGIAAVPLVGVKAVAVTNHQPTAATMTATAGNRVYNRFRSVVRVVLKFIIKGQSNQSTNDCHKSATGPAPISHAAAATITGGGNATSTAATTFATCATTTTTSSSTTTTSTTTTTCCSNSTSTIATTTISSTSATVLKNPSSGSIPMSETGSLDRMKSAAERRKKGAGHDGDSGMAPTLSGRVEDTRVNTGLIIDELLKNTKLDHLEDAENPTGLALYISSDGTTMVGSHEVHSRMPAGAFKQVVMETPR